The genomic interval TACGGAGCTGCTCTGTGGCTCCTCAGGCTGGAGTAGCGCTCGCAGTACGAGCCGGAGGAGTGTCCGGCTGTACCGCTGAACTGAGGCGGGCTGCTGCTGGGACAGATCGGACCCTGGCCGGGAAGGAACCAACTTCCAACTGCATCACAGGAAATAAGACTTTTGAGTCAGAAGTTATATCgaggaaccaaaaaaaaagaactcaaGCTGCTTCTTTAAAAGCTCCTACACAAGATATTGGTCACATTAGGCAgatgtaatggattacaagtactcatgttactgtaataagttgcttttatgggtacttgtacattttgagtatatttgtaagtaagtaattttacttgtacttaatttgttacatttctacacccaattgttactgagtaaattattgcttttttttttatttctgtttcatggtCTTTTCATAAACTTTTATGAAAGCACGCTGAACATAATCCGTATGTTCGTAGTCGtggtatttctttattttttatatatattgtaaaataCAAGACATGacgaaaacaatatatatactgtatacatgatACACAGACATAATGCAGTGCATACACAGTATAATGAGACAATAGGtgaggataataataataaataaataataataataataattagcttGTATTGTCATATACATACATGAGTGGATATCTACAAACTGAAATGTATGTAATCgtaccatttctgatcaacacccACCCACCTTCTTGGATTCAGGTTGGGgtttgaaagtaactagtaacttttactttgagtactatttaattgagctgcattttattagtacttgagtattttatgtgtgacttacttgtacctgtgcttgagtacaatttcaatcagtaACAGTACTTCAATTTTAAATAGCATGTTAAGATTTTGTTTATCCAGGACATTTTTATctccttgtctgaataaacgaaacctcaaattaacaaaaataaataaataaaatgaatcttGATGAAAGTACTACTTCTGTTTGAGTAGGATATTAACAACTCTGACATTAGGACACTTTTAATGTTCTGTCAATGTCTAAATATCAAAGGAAAGTTCAGGATACTCACGCTGGGAGTAGCCAGACTGTTGACCATCAACACTGTGGTCGGTTACTTCTTTATGGTCACTCCTACAAACAAAACCGACATTAAACAACTTACAATCTCCACATTCAAAGCATTGAAGTTCAGGCTCGGTCCGTACCTTTCTTTAGCATCCAGGAAGGCTTTAGCAAAGGGATTGTGTTTGATCTTCAGAGCAGTGATCTGTGAGAAAGGAACAGGGTTTTTATTTGGTCACACAGCACAGGAGGCGACGGAAAGTCAAAGCGAGAACACTGACCTCTTCGTTCTGGTACGCAGTGACGGCTATGAACTGTGTGTCAGGGAACGACTGACTACTGATCATCTTCTGAATGCCTCCAACCTTCACGATGTGAATCCTTGGCTCGTATTTGTGCAGAGAATTCAGCATGATCTGTGGAAGCATTCAAATATACGACACAATGTATCACTTTTTATGCTTATTGTGAAACATTCCTGATTTCATTGGAATTAaacgcattttttttattttaggagtTGTTTTCTAAAGGGTGGAAATAACACATCGACatcaacaataatataataaaaactaaatatccttttttttttttttagaatggaATATAATGCTTTCattgtcattgcacaaaaacaacaaaattgcataTGCCCCTCCCATCAACATTCAAGTACACTTCAAAGTTTCAAGCCAAACAGACTCAATCatcttaaaaacaacacaagataCGATAATATTCTGtcggaataaaaagtttatcagttgttaaactctctctcttttttagtggatttttttttttaataacctaATTTAATAGATGTTGTTTCGGACCTGGTGGGGTAactattttagttttaaactaaaagaaaaagtatttgtttttatctcactttttaaattgtttcattactttttctttctttctttctttttttttttttttttgcaatacatTTCCTTCCGATTAagctaattaattagatttcgATGTTTTATAATAGATTTAcacaaaatatttgttttagattatgatgataaataaaaagtgcaattattgatattttctttagttacaaaaaaaattgtaggAATATTTTGGAAACTTTAAAGTTGCCACTGaatttttgaaacattttggaGAATTTTGGCGAACATCTGGCCTGATGTCTCCTCACCTGTCCGCCACCGTTGAGTTTATTGGACAGTTTGACTTTGCTGAAGGAAACCGGAGCTTTCATCCAATGCGCTCCGAAGTTTGGGGAGTCCGGGTGGATGTAGACGCAGCTCGGGCTCTGGGGCTCGGGTTTGCCGCCGGGCACCCACTCCCCGTTCACGTACTTCCAGCGGTTGTTGTCAGCGGCTACAAAGTCCAGCAGCACGGAGTACATGGCGTTGGGATCCAGGCCGGTGACACTGGCCCTCAGCACAGGGAACATCCTCCTGAGAAGACAAATGTGGTATTATAGCTGAGGCCTTCAGGTGGAGGCCCGGTTGTTTCATTTGACCTAAAGTtaggttttatttagtttgtttatCATATAGATAGTTAGTCAAATGTTGGCTTATTTTGTTAAACAGCTTTAAAATGTCCTGTCCTGCCCCAACTCGCTCAGAAAACCCCGTGCGTAAAACGCGGCGGACCTGTGCGTAATAGCCAGGCCTGGATGGCACCGCGGCCTCCGTCCCCACAGCCCGCGGATCTCAGACCTACCTCCCCGTCTTGGTGACGATCATCTCGTTGGTCAGCTCTTTGAACTTGCTCCACAGCTCTGCGTCATCCAATGTCAGTTTAATATCCCTCTCCGACACGTCGCCCTTCTCGCTGCCCTTCTGGAACTCGCTCTCCACGGCGCTAAGGAGATGCTCCAGCCGCTGGTCCGGGTTCGAGGAAGAAGACATGTTTTCCAAGACGCCAAAGGTAGGCTTCAGTCTGTACAGTGATCACACAGACAAGCTCCGGGGTTAAACTGAGAGAGGACCCGAGGCCTTTTCATTTATGGGCCCCCAGGGACCTCATGGTGACAAGAGGGCGGGGTTTGTGAAGCCTCATTCACCGCCTCCACCCCCCACCCTCCCCCCCTCTACaatttaaatgacatttataaGAATGAAACTACACTTCACGTACAAAACCTTTATTCTAATAAACTCTAGTAAAAATCAACAACTATAACAATGATTACatcactttttacatttctgttccctgtgctgctgctgctgcagcttaAAGCCTGACATCTAAACTTTGATATTAAATTATTCATTAGTCACCATCACAACTGCTGCCAAGCCAAAGTTGTGACCATAAACAAAAGAAGGGAAGCGATGAGGGGCAGTCGTGCCTTTGAACTCAGTTGTATATTTGCAAGTAGTCCTAATCTTTTGTTGTCTCAAATCCACAAGGAGAAGAAGCAGTGTTTACTGAGCCAGGGCCATTAGGCGTGACTCTGCTCCTGTCCTGTGGGCTCCAAGTGTGGACAAACCCACAAGTGATGCCCACATTTACATAACGTGTGTCCCAAATCCATGGCTTTTCAGGATTCCAGTCCACGAGGAACCTGTGCTGCTGTTTGAGTCGAaaaccagtggttctcgaactgttttggctcaagtaccaactttcttttacttttgaaTTCAAGTCCCCCCTgatgtctgactacaacatgttgctcagaattctgtggaaaaaacaactatagagaataatgatggaatgaatgagtgataacacacattttaaagaatctcattttgtaaaataagtggaataaaacactatttagtgcctcatgaatagatttatttctatagtttatatcatttacggtcatctccctcctgttGTGGGACCAATactgacccttttttttttttttttttttttttttgtgtgtattttgttgtctgttcttttattatattgagtatattttttccttgtagtgtgtattttttgttgttttgtgtgttgttgatattacttaaatcattttttgtttgtcgtgttgtttgattatttcttatgtcgtttggtatgtttctctgttatttatttttgtgtattttgtagtgatattgtgtgttttttttttttttcatctattgtgtctttgttgtcgttttgtgtgttgctggtaatagccAGTGTTTtcctcttagtgtgtgtgtttttggtgtcattttgtgtattttcttgtttgtttttttttttttattattcaatgtatttttatttcattttgtgtgtttttgttgacgttttgtgagttgctggtaacaatcagtgtgattattatttttaactaaaaataaacataaaaaaccccattttttaattatttaattctttCCCCCCCCTCTGTCTCTCTCAAgtatcccctgtagtgccatcgtgtatccctaggggtacacgtacccccatttgagaaacactgatctaaaccACTGGTCCACACCTCCACATATATTGATCTGTTTAATTCTAGGGAATGGGGAGGGAAAGCAGAAAACTGGGTgtgagatatactgtatatctataaaATGACAAAGCTCAGACATTCACTAATAGAAACGTTAAGCAAgagtttgtttatttcattgaaatcattattttcattCTAAATGCTAAAATACTATAGGAAATATCTACTTTCTCATTACACTGATGCCAacttaaattcaaataaaagttTATTACATGGTAAAATAT from Gouania willdenowi chromosome 11, fGouWil2.1, whole genome shotgun sequence carries:
- the tbxta gene encoding T-box transcription factor T-A → MSSSSNPDQRLEHLLSAVESEFQKGSEKGDVSERDIKLTLDDAELWSKFKELTNEMIVTKTGRRMFPVLRASVTGLDPNAMYSVLLDFVAADNNRWKYVNGEWVPGGKPEPQSPSCVYIHPDSPNFGAHWMKAPVSFSKVKLSNKLNGGGQIMLNSLHKYEPRIHIVKVGGIQKMISSQSFPDTQFIAVTAYQNEEITALKIKHNPFAKAFLDAKERSDHKEVTDHSVDGQQSGYSQLGSWFLPGQGPICPSSSPPQFSGTAGHSSGSYCERYSSLRSHRAAPYPSHYPHRTSSTNNYMDNTSGTLPTHESWSALQIPNSSGMGTLSHTTNSTSNSSQYPSLWSVSGTSLTPSGSTSGSIPGGLTSQFLRGSSYSGLTSTLPVSSPSSMYDPSLSEVGVGEAQFESSIARLTATWAPVAQSY